Genomic segment of Gasterosteus aculeatus chromosome 4, fGasAcu3.hap1.1, whole genome shotgun sequence:
tatccgtgttctccccccccctcccaccccccaccaTATTTCTGTGTCTGAATTACGAGAAGAGGGGAGAATTAGTGTCCTCAGGCAGCGAGCGTGACATTAAGGAGAGACCGAAGGATGGCTGTGAGTTGTTTTGTCTCCTTCCCATAACCCCTGCGCCCTTTGACCCCTGCTCCCTTCTCAAATCTCTACCCAGACGCCAACCAGTACGGACGCTATGGGAAAACGCGAGCTGAGGAGGACGCCAAGCGTTACATGAAGGAGAAAGGGGAGCTGGAAAGGGAGAGGGACGGGATACGGAATGCACTCGTGACCCtgcggaaggagaagagggagctgaaggaggagctgaagacgGCCTCCGGTGAGGAGACGCAAAGCAAAAGGGAGAGACGACAACATATGATCAGGATACACTACTGTGTACCTTCAATAGCTTAATGATGAACCTCCTTTAGTATTTGTTAAAAAAGGTTGAGTTGAACGGTTTGTACATGAAGTGCACGTCTGTATTCCTGCGCTCTGACCTCTATTATTAGAGGGAGGTGTGAGGAGGTAACATCCCTAcctggaaaaataaaacatttaatggcTTTTATTATCAAAACGTTCTAAATATGATTCATTTCCTTCAGCGTCACACAGTGACAAACCAGATGGTATACGCACTCCATTTCAAGTTAAAGTAAATGTTCATTAAGCAACATGTTATGTCATTTAGCATTATATTGGATTATCTTTGACTTCTTTTGATTagcataataaataataatatcccTTTATTAACCCACAACAGGTTTCTATGCCAACTTTGAGTGTTTAGATGTCTTTGAGAACAAGAAGTACAACAGCCCTCTTAGTCCTAAAAGTCTTGTTtgtctcattgtgtgtgtgtgtgtgtgtgtgtgtgtgtgtgtgtgtgtgtgtgtgtgtgtgtgtgtgtgtgtgtgtgtgtgtgtgtgtgtgtgtgtgtgtgtgtgtgtgtgtgtgtgtgtgtgtgtgtgtgtgtgtggagcagagaggaggaagttgTCCCTCAACAAGCGGATGTCGCAGCTGGAGGACGCCTGTCGAGCCAAAGAGGCGGAGCGGGTGGACCTGGAGCTCCGGCTCACTCAGGTCCAAGAGAACCTCAAGAAGAGTCAGGCCGGCGGGGCGCTGGGCGCGCCTGTTGAGGCCAAACCCCCGGTTAAGGTGCTTttgtcgaccccccccccccccacacactccatGCACTATAGATCACATGGTTTAGTTCACCGTTCCCTCTCTGTTGTTGTAGGCCTCCGGCAAAAAGAAGCAGAATATCTACAGTGACTCCTTGCCGGTGAACTGCGCGGCGGAGATGCGTCGGAGGCCTCTGTCGGTCTACGCTTCCGCGTCGGGCACCGTCATGCAGAAGGCGAAGGTAACTCTCCCAGACACCCTCCTGGACCACTCCTTCATCCATCCTTACTATGAAGCTGCCAGAAATAGTTTATAGAAGTCATCCATATTCTGCTCACTGACTAATCAGGATTGTTTGAAGAAGTTGGTGGCTGTAACACTGTAAGTTGCCCGGCATCCATAACCTCAATATCTCTTTTTCTAAAAATGATTCATAATATGCGCTACAAAGCACAGATAGATTGGTAGTCATTATTGCCGTTTCTGTAAGTCTAAGTGAAATATTGGGACATGTTTTTGGACACATCTCTTTGTTACAGTGGCATCACAGAAATTGTTTTATTCAGTACTCATTAAAGACGAATCACTTACAAATACCAAATCCCATTCTTCACAGGAATGGGAGTCGAAGAAAAAGACCTAAGAGCAGCATCGTGAAGAGGacgggaaaaagaaagaatgaatggataTCAAAGAGGACAGCACAGACTTCTACCCAGGAAAACAACCGTAATGAAAGAAATCAGCCACTAGGTGGAGGTACAACTCACTGAATATTTACTCATGTGACTTCCTAAAAGGACCTCTCTGGATGGGAGGACGGCCTGCTCGCTGGAGCCAAGGATCTCCTCTGTCTCTGGGGACACTTATTCAAATGTGgcgaaaagacaaaaaggaaagttTTGTGTGAGAAAGACACAAGAAAGAAAGGTTTTCTAAAGCGAAGTGCATATTGTCCTacaatgaaatgtttaattaatCACGTTGAGGGGCTATAAGTGAAGTGTTGGATGGCGGTAGTTCAAGCAAAGATGTGCCTTTTTTAtatagcatgtttttttttctgcctgtaCAAAGACTACTGTTACTGTGTTTTATACTTTTTAATGTCCGTTACTCATCATCACTAACCTTCAGTTATGTGCCATGTGTTATCATTTCTTTTGACAGCACTTATTGGCTTCTCCGCTCAGGTTGACGCTCTGCTACGATGTAAAAGAAACAACTGCTGTACAATCCTACATCCAATTGACTCTTTCTGGTACAAATTGAAAAAGAATACTCCTGCTGTGTAACTTTTATCAACTCCTTATGCCCAACCTGTGGATGTCTTGTGCACTTTACTGTTCTCCTACCTGGGATTAATAAATGTGTCTTATTCTCACGCAGGTGATCTTTTAATCAGTTGTTACAGTACAGACTTTATCTCCGTCACAGACTTTCTACTATAATTTTACATGATATGCTGTGAATTCAATACGCAGAATATGGTTTCACACAAGCAAAGTGTGACAGCCGAACATTTACACCAGTCAAAAAAAGGCAGTTCACTGGCAGCCTATCGGTTTACAGCTAGTTAAATCCCCCTTGTGTGTTCTGGGGAGTTGTGACTAAACAGACGTATCGATTGGTCTGTGTGTTGTGAGAAGCCATCCATGCTTATGTCATCAATTTATAGGTTTGAAACCAGTGTGTTACAAAGAACAAATCGTCCCTAACTCAACTGCACCGCTTTCTGCCCCCGTCTGCACCACAAAGCGGCTTCTACTCGTCCCACATAAAAGGCTTGTATGATCAGTTTAGATCCCGGCGGTGGCGGATGCTATCGGGTCTCGACCGAGGACCCGAAGCAGCTGCGGGAGACGAACGAcgctgcggcggcggctcgcAACCCGGCGCTCACAGAAAGAGATAGTAAAGCCAGTAGAGGACGTTGATGACGAGGAATGCCGCGGGGAAGACTGTGCGAGCTCGGCGATCGATGTCGTGCGGGTTTTCCACGACGAAGACGGACGCCACCCGACGGGACGCGTCCTTCACTGACTGGAGGCCGCCGGCTCCTCCCGACGACGCCGGCTCTTCGGCCCCGGCGTCGCTCCTCGCCCCGCTGTCGGCCTGCCGATCCGCGGGCTCCTCCGCTGGGGGGAAGGTCTCCACGGACCGGTTGGGTTGGGTGGAGCTGAGGATGGAGCCGTTCCAGTTGTATTCATTGAGCTCCCTCCGAAGCTCCTGGTGGACGGGGCGGATTACAAGCGTTTTATGAACCACCACGTCGTTTAGAATTAGTTTTCCTTCGGGTTTCAATGATGACAATTGTTCTCACCCTGTGTAGGTCCTCGATGGTGTGGTGCTTCACGGTATAGAAGTGGGCGTAGGCGTACTCCACCAGCGCCCCGAAGATGAAGGTGAAGCAGATTCCCAGGTAAACATCGATGGCCTTGATGAAGCAGTTGGCGTTGGGCAGGGAGGTGCGGGCGCCCATCATCAGTGTGGTCATCGTCAGGACCGTTGTTACTCCTGGAAATGACATCACAGACTCGTTGTTTTCATAACGCAAGATTAGACCTCTAGTTCGTACAATTCAACATGTGCCGTTTTCTTCAGGGTCAAATTATGTTGGATGGTGGCTGATCTATTTTGTATGGGTAATATTGGATGATGTTCAGGTCCTTTCTCTGCTTTCTGCAAATGTGTCTGACCATGTTACAGAGCATATGCCATGTCAGTGATTCCCCGACCATTATATCCTCTGACCCACGGCAGTTCCTCCCTGACACGTGTGTTAATATTTCCGTGTACGCAGGCATGTTCCAGAATCAAACATTGAATGAGATTTTTGGATATTAATTCAAATGGATGCACTCAAATATACCAACTTCAAAACACTTAGACCTACagtcaatacacacacacacacacacacactcccacacacgcTCTAGTGAGGGATGTGGAACTGACCAATGCAGGTCCTCGCTGGAACGGACGACTGGCTGATCCAGAAAGAGACCCAGGAGAGAACTACCAGCAGGATGGAGGGAACGTACGTCTCCAGGATGAAGAACAGCACGTTTCTTCGCAGAGCAAAATGCAACACCAGCTTGGGGTATTGTCCTGCGTGAAGGGacaatatttttaaaagtgatgcattcaatGTGTTCTCTTGTGTGCAGCGCCACGTGTGACGGTGCGTTCTGGGAGTCCAGAGTGTCCTACCTGTCTCATAGACGGCCTCAGACACTGACGTGTAGTAGCTCTCCACGCTGTATTGAGCCAGTCGCAGAATGTCGAGACCCTTCACTGAATCATTCCCTCTGGTCCAGTAGAACACCACATCCTGCAGGTTGTAGCcccctgaccacacacacacacacacacacacacactcacaaattaAAGTTGCATGAATTTGACCTGTGAGTGTTAACACTGTTTCTCCCTTTGGATACTCACTacactgatgatgatggtgatgagcaGGATGACATGATGGGGATGAATTTCCACACTTGATGGAGCTCACAGGTACTCACAGCTCTCCAGCTGCAGGGTGCACACCTGTCTGTCCATGGGGTACTTGGTCAGGTCCATGTTGCAGGCAATCGTAGCCGTGATGCTGTCGTGTAAGCACAGCAAGAttgtgggggggaaacaaatCACTTCATGCACAACCACGCCGTTAATAACTGGTATAGTTATAGAAAAACATGCTAAATAAATacgaaaaatgaacaaaaaggcaGTTTGACAAACGGACAACTTGGATCAAACGTAACTATTTATATTTCTAATCGGGCTCCACTCTATGAATCAAAATTAGGTTCTAATACATGAAATAAGTAACATTCTACCCAGTTCTGCCCATTCCTGTCATAAAGACGGTCTGCATCAGTGCCATTGGGCACTGGGGAATCTTTTCTAGCACTGCCTGAACATTTTTGAAGGCCATGAAAAACCCAGACAGTCAGTGGAATTCCCTCAAGTCATATGACTGCGTGGTGATACATAAGTGCTCTTTTTTTAGAACAACCCAAGGCAAATTCACGCTTGATTACCACGAACAACCACGAAAACAGAGAAGATGTGAAgattctccttcctctcccctcaCAACGGCTAAGCGTCAGGCTGTACCGTAGGGCGTAGAGAACGGTGCCGTTGCTGAAGATGCGTATGAGACGGTTTTCCACCGTGACGTCGTGCAGGAAGGAGCGCTTGGAGTCGGGGATGAAGGTGTCGGGGATCCACAGCAGCGACACCAGGCGGCCGTCCACGCTGACGCTCTCGTTGCCGGGGAACACGAGCCTCGAATCCCGCCAGCGCTGACGGAGGAAGATGGTCGCGGTGTAGTCCTGCAAAACAGATGGACGTGAAGAAGATGTTTTTACTTTGCATTTGTTCATTAATTCCACCCACCGACACAAAACGCAGGGGGAAGAGTGGTGCACCATGTTGATTTCAGAGACGGCGTCGATGCTGGCGATGTCGAGGCTCATTCCGATTTCCACAGGGCCCTCTGTCAAAGACGGGGAcacagaaggagggggggggggggggggggtggagaaacAAGTCTGTTTTCAGTCCGCACACACGACTGAATTCAACGAAGTGACGGCCCTCAGTCGGGAGGCTCGTTCCTACCGTTGAAATTGGGTCTGAGGTAGCGGTTGTAGCCTTTCATCAGCTTCTGGATCGTCGGCTGCAGCTGAGAGT
This window contains:
- the gabrp gene encoding gamma-aminobutyric acid receptor subunit pi isoform X2 — protein: MSVRLHALLTLCLTFTQGGCTYFNNHWGEWNDSQLQPTIQKLMKGYNRYLRPNFNEGPVEIGMSLDIASIDAVSEINMDYTATIFLRQRWRDSRLVFPGNESVSVDGRLVSLLWIPDTFIPDSKRSFLHDVTVENRLIRIFSNGTVLYALRITATIACNMDLTKYPMDRQVCTLQLESWGYNLQDVVFYWTRGNDSVKGLDILRLAQYSVESYYTSVSEAVYETGQYPKLVLHFALRRNVLFFILETYVPSILLVVLSWVSFWISQSSVPARTCIGVTTVLTMTTLMMGARTSLPNANCFIKAIDVYLGICFTFIFGALVEYAYAHFYTVKHHTIEDLHRELRRELNEYNWNGSILSSTQPNRSVETFPPAEEPADRQADSGARSDAGAEEPASSGGAGGLQSVKDASRRVASVFVVENPHDIDRRARTVFPAAFLVINVLYWLYYLFL
- the gabrp gene encoding gamma-aminobutyric acid receptor subunit pi isoform X1 — encoded protein: MSVRLHALLTLCLTFTQGGCTYFNNHWGEWNDSQLQPTIQKLMKGYNRYLRPNFNEGPVEIGMSLDIASIDAVSEINMVHHSSPCVLCRWVELMNKCKVKTSSSRPSVLQDYTATIFLRQRWRDSRLVFPGNESVSVDGRLVSLLWIPDTFIPDSKRSFLHDVTVENRLIRIFSNGTVLYALRITATIACNMDLTKYPMDRQVCTLQLESWGYNLQDVVFYWTRGNDSVKGLDILRLAQYSVESYYTSVSEAVYETGQYPKLVLHFALRRNVLFFILETYVPSILLVVLSWVSFWISQSSVPARTCIGVTTVLTMTTLMMGARTSLPNANCFIKAIDVYLGICFTFIFGALVEYAYAHFYTVKHHTIEDLHRELRRELNEYNWNGSILSSTQPNRSVETFPPAEEPADRQADSGARSDAGAEEPASSGGAGGLQSVKDASRRVASVFVVENPHDIDRRARTVFPAAFLVINVLYWLYYLFL